A part of Paenibacillus sp. 481 genomic DNA contains:
- a CDS encoding glycosyltransferase family 2 protein, which yields MNDNILNEIEKYIENNDIDNALSLILSNEKGYENNADFWNLKGALCYKVNEIAIARSCFSRAIEINPDHQSAGENLNYLENQQIHHTNEDLSVVDNTEFLTKIVAVFDSMILKVESGIKNLNEGNIDTCMSILKDVQNVMSVCSGEITRLKKMVSSRFMANVFENILVCIEDCFYEYDHNGDEKLTILVEFTIHSLLKELREEVYFFGLIYPHADKMDMYYKNEFASANVNQYARQSLETGKYKYDVSIVVPAYNKLEYTKQCVESILTYTNGIDFELILVNDGSSDGTKEYFENIPYANKKVINLHKNTGAMIAYFMGVRAVQGRILASVSNDVIVTKNWLKNLLVCIESDNNIGMVVPTTNNISNNQAISAPYDTLENMHDFAKEYNKSEPNKWLERERICPFVHIVPMSVYGKGICHDRIFQYGEFCDDDISLQLRLNGYKLILAKDTFCHHFGSVSLGEAQRESNSLQISREIFKQKNKIDAWHDSKYDIGSLLSNIECKASNLINVLCIDPGLGMAPYHIRNAMKENGNPNVTLYNFSTDKDIAGISSKIFDHFISADTTADLLELFYGKTFEYIIFCKPIEEYADGELLLQNVKKLLSNNGELRFLVSNPYSANSIVSMLSINQNMTGGQVFKRFASYIAIENLLSDAGYASFNTIGITSGSSQQVVDAVKKMATSINMEVNSAHDSIYSMDSILFIVKA from the coding sequence ATGAACGATAATATTTTGAATGAAATCGAAAAATATATAGAAAATAATGATATCGATAACGCTCTGTCTCTCATCTTATCTAATGAAAAGGGATATGAAAATAATGCTGACTTTTGGAATCTAAAGGGTGCACTTTGTTACAAAGTAAATGAGATAGCTATAGCTAGATCTTGTTTCTCTAGGGCTATTGAAATAAATCCCGACCATCAATCAGCGGGGGAAAACCTTAATTATTTGGAGAATCAACAAATTCATCATACAAATGAAGATCTATCTGTCGTGGATAATACGGAATTTTTGACTAAAATAGTTGCTGTTTTTGATTCTATGATTTTAAAAGTGGAATCCGGCATTAAAAATCTTAATGAAGGTAATATTGACACATGTATGTCTATTCTTAAAGACGTACAAAACGTCATGAGTGTATGCAGCGGGGAAATTACAAGACTAAAAAAAATGGTATCCTCACGTTTTATGGCAAATGTATTCGAAAATATTCTGGTCTGCATAGAAGATTGTTTTTACGAGTACGACCATAATGGAGATGAAAAATTAACTATATTAGTAGAGTTTACGATCCATTCGTTGTTAAAGGAATTGCGAGAAGAGGTATACTTCTTTGGATTAATCTATCCGCATGCTGACAAGATGGATATGTACTATAAAAACGAGTTTGCTTCTGCAAATGTAAATCAATATGCAAGGCAATCGTTAGAGACGGGAAAATATAAATATGACGTTTCAATAGTAGTACCTGCTTATAATAAACTTGAATATACCAAACAATGCGTGGAATCCATATTAACATATACAAATGGAATTGATTTTGAATTGATCCTCGTTAATGATGGCTCCAGTGATGGGACTAAAGAGTATTTTGAGAACATTCCTTATGCAAATAAAAAGGTTATTAATCTCCATAAAAACACGGGTGCGATGATTGCCTATTTTATGGGCGTGAGAGCAGTGCAAGGAAGGATTCTTGCCTCTGTTTCAAACGATGTTATCGTAACAAAAAATTGGCTTAAAAATCTTTTAGTATGTATAGAGTCGGATAACAATATAGGAATGGTTGTTCCAACCACAAACAACATATCTAACAACCAAGCGATATCCGCACCTTATGATACGTTAGAAAACATGCATGATTTTGCAAAGGAATACAACAAATCAGAGCCTAACAAATGGCTAGAGAGAGAAAGGATTTGCCCGTTTGTCCACATCGTTCCCATGAGCGTCTATGGTAAAGGGATTTGTCATGACCGTATTTTTCAATATGGTGAGTTCTGTGACGATGATATTTCATTACAACTCCGTTTAAATGGATATAAACTTATACTTGCTAAAGATACATTTTGTCATCACTTTGGAAGTGTGTCTTTAGGTGAGGCACAGCGAGAAAGCAATTCACTCCAAATAAGCAGGGAGATATTCAAACAAAAAAACAAGATAGATGCCTGGCATGATTCAAAATATGACATCGGCTCTTTATTATCCAATATTGAATGTAAGGCTAGCAATTTAATAAATGTTTTATGCATTGATCCCGGTTTAGGGATGGCACCTTATCATATACGAAATGCAATGAAAGAAAATGGGAATCCTAATGTAACATTGTATAATTTCTCAACGGATAAAGATATTGCAGGTATTTCCAGTAAAATATTTGATCATTTTATTTCAGCTGATACTACTGCAGATTTATTGGAACTGTTTTATGGGAAAACTTTTGAATATATTATATTTTGCAAACCTATTGAAGAATATGCCGATGGAGAATTACTTCTTCAAAACGTAAAAAAACTATTATCCAATAATGGTGAACTACGCTTCTTGGTAAGTAACCCATATAGCGCAAACAGTATTGTTAGCATGCTTTCGATTAATCAAAACATGACGGGTGGTCAAGTATTTAAGAGGTTTGCATCTTACATAGCTATTGAGAATTTACTGTCAGATGCAGGATATGCTTCTTTCAATACAATTGGTATAACGTCAGGCAGCAGTCAACAAGTGGTTGATGCCGTTAAAAAAATGGCTACCAGCATTAACATGGAAGTTAACAGTGCTCATGATAGCATTTACAGTATGGATTCCATACTATTCATTGTTAAAGCCTGA
- a CDS encoding WbqC family protein produces MKVAIMQPYFFPYIGYYQLIDSVDLFVIYDNIQYTKKGWINRNRFLQNGKDAYFSIPLQKASDYLNVVDRTVALEFKKEKLLNQLREVYKKAPNYEKAFPIFKNCILHDESNLFKYIYYSINKVIGELDIQTNMIVSSSIDVDPTLRGQDKVLAICKELNATTYINPIGGVDLYSKEDFAEKGIDLNFIKSKPIEYKQYDDEFVPWLSIMDIMMFNDLATVRGMLKCRDVI; encoded by the coding sequence ATGAAAGTAGCAATCATGCAACCTTATTTTTTTCCGTATATCGGATATTATCAGCTAATAGATTCAGTAGACCTGTTTGTCATTTATGACAATATACAGTATACGAAAAAAGGATGGATTAATCGAAATCGTTTCTTACAGAACGGTAAAGATGCCTATTTTTCGATCCCTCTCCAAAAGGCTTCAGACTACTTAAATGTAGTTGATCGTACAGTTGCTTTGGAATTTAAAAAAGAAAAGCTCCTCAATCAGCTCAGAGAGGTATATAAAAAAGCTCCAAATTACGAGAAGGCATTTCCTATTTTTAAAAACTGCATATTGCATGATGAATCTAATCTATTTAAGTATATTTACTATTCCATTAACAAAGTGATTGGCGAGTTGGATATTCAAACAAACATGATTGTTTCATCTTCCATTGATGTAGATCCTACTCTTAGGGGGCAGGACAAGGTATTGGCAATATGTAAAGAGTTAAATGCAACAACCTACATCAACCCAATTGGGGGAGTAGATTTGTATTCAAAAGAGGATTTTGCGGAAAAGGGAATCGACTTGAATTTTATTAAGTCAAAACCAATTGAATACAAGCAATATGATGATGAGTTTGTACCGTGGCTTTCTATAATGGATATTATGATGTTTAATGACCTCGCCACAGTAAGAGGAATGTTGAAGTGTCGTGATGTCATTTAG
- a CDS encoding GNAT family N-acetyltransferase: MIRISSATEIMEILMHFNDYFPRSIISRVGDLESYAAKLAEHACVYVAKDHDNIIGLVVFYANDLSTKVAYLSHIAVSEQHQNKGIGSLLLQFCCDLSKQYGMRTMKLEVDKLNFKAIAHYEKHHFVAIGQASLQSQYMIKGLT, encoded by the coding sequence ATGATTAGAATTTCTTCTGCAACTGAAATCATGGAGATATTGATGCATTTTAACGATTACTTCCCACGTTCCATTATTAGTCGAGTGGGGGATCTAGAATCCTATGCTGCAAAGCTTGCGGAACATGCTTGTGTGTACGTAGCAAAAGATCACGATAATATTATTGGATTGGTAGTGTTTTATGCAAATGATTTATCGACAAAGGTTGCATATCTCAGTCATATTGCAGTATCGGAGCAACATCAAAACAAAGGAATAGGGAGTTTATTGTTGCAATTTTGCTGCGATCTCTCTAAGCAATATGGAATGAGAACAATGAAGCTAGAGGTTGATAAGTTAAATTTCAAGGCAATAGCTCACTATGAAAAACATCATTTTGTGGCGATTGGACAAGCATCCCTACAATCTCAGTATATGATAAAGGGGCTAACGTAA
- a CDS encoding glycosylase: MYKWIKKGLVFNPSMIENRPLWLDQFAQAPNIVVFDKFVRVYFSCRPKPDENGQYVSYSAFVDLNRENLLEVINMASNPCLPLGNVGTFDEFGIYPFSAIREGNELLAYYGGWTRCESVPFNVAIGFAKSTDGGCTFKKVGEGPVLSYSPGEPFVISSPKIRKFNNVYYLSYIAGRKWFLDNGKPEIIYKIRMATSHDGLTWEKLNKDIISDKLGEDEAQASPDIIFRNNKYHMFFCYRKAVDFRRNKDNSYRIGYAYSDDLINWIRDDSKVGIDTSNDGWDSEMIAYPNVFELDGKIYMFYLGNEVGKFGFGLAELEGDLT, encoded by the coding sequence ATGTATAAGTGGATCAAAAAGGGGCTAGTCTTTAACCCCTCAATGATTGAAAATAGGCCGTTATGGCTCGATCAATTTGCTCAAGCTCCTAACATAGTTGTGTTTGATAAGTTTGTCCGAGTGTATTTTAGTTGCAGGCCTAAGCCTGATGAAAACGGACAATATGTGAGCTATAGTGCATTTGTGGATTTGAATAGAGAAAATTTGTTGGAAGTCATCAACATGGCGTCCAACCCCTGTCTGCCATTAGGCAATGTTGGAACTTTCGATGAATTTGGTATATATCCTTTCTCAGCTATAAGAGAAGGAAACGAGTTATTAGCATACTACGGGGGCTGGACAAGATGTGAGTCTGTGCCATTCAATGTTGCAATTGGCTTCGCTAAAAGCACAGATGGAGGATGCACTTTCAAAAAGGTTGGAGAAGGGCCTGTATTATCCTATTCTCCAGGTGAGCCTTTCGTTATTTCTTCACCTAAAATCAGAAAATTCAATAACGTTTATTACTTATCTTATATTGCTGGCCGCAAATGGTTTTTGGATAATGGGAAGCCTGAAATCATTTATAAAATAAGAATGGCAACATCACATGACGGTCTAACTTGGGAGAAACTTAACAAAGATATTATTTCAGATAAATTAGGAGAAGACGAGGCTCAAGCCAGCCCAGATATTATTTTTCGAAATAACAAGTACCATATGTTTTTTTGTTATAGGAAGGCAGTAGATTTTAGAAGAAATAAAGACAATAGCTATCGTATTGGATACGCGTATTCCGATGATTTAATCAATTGGATAAGAGATGATAGCAAAGTAGGAATCGACACCTCTAACGATGGTTGGGACTCAGAAATGATTGCATACCCAAATGTATTTGAACTTGATGGCAAGATATATATGTTCTACCTTGGGAACGAAGTTGGGAAATTTGGGTTTGGATTGGCTGAGTTAGAGGGGGATTTAACTTAA
- a CDS encoding class I SAM-dependent methyltransferase codes for MSTQRDYNKELEDTPERKYAYNFDLDVMHPYMLKSFEPFFKQGNMLELGSYKGDFTKRLLPFFDDITGVEASNEACNYAESKLGNKVKFVNSLFEDAIFPTKYDNIILTHVLEHIDDPVSLLKKVKTEWLSDEGRFFIVCPNANAPSRQIAVKMGLISHNSAITDAEAAHGHRITYTLDTLERDIKLSGLNIIHRSGIFFKALANFQWDQLLNTDIISKEYLDGCYDLGQQYPDLCSSIFFVCNKGGK; via the coding sequence ATGAGTACCCAACGAGATTATAATAAAGAGCTGGAAGATACTCCAGAGCGGAAATATGCTTATAATTTTGATTTAGATGTCATGCATCCATACATGCTGAAATCATTTGAGCCATTTTTCAAACAGGGAAATATGCTGGAGCTTGGCAGCTATAAAGGCGATTTTACAAAAAGATTATTGCCGTTTTTTGATGATATTACAGGTGTCGAAGCTTCCAATGAGGCATGTAATTATGCAGAATCAAAGCTTGGTAATAAAGTAAAGTTTGTAAATTCCTTATTTGAAGATGCAATATTTCCTACGAAATATGACAATATTATTTTAACTCATGTGCTCGAACATATTGATGATCCTGTATCATTACTCAAAAAGGTGAAAACGGAGTGGCTATCAGATGAAGGGCGCTTTTTTATCGTTTGCCCTAACGCAAATGCACCATCAAGACAGATAGCCGTTAAAATGGGGCTTATCAGCCACAATAGTGCTATAACAGATGCTGAAGCTGCTCATGGGCATAGAATAACATATACATTAGATACTTTAGAAAGAGACATCAAGCTTTCAGGACTTAACATCATTCACCGCTCAGGAATATTCTTTAAAGCGCTCGCTAACTTTCAGTGGGATCAACTGCTTAACACCGATATTATTTCCAAGGAATATTTAGATGGCTGTTACGATTTAGGACAGCAGTATCCTGACTTATGTTCAAGTATATTTTTTGTATGTAATAAAGGCGGTAAGTAA
- a CDS encoding DegT/DnrJ/EryC1/StrS family aminotransferase, translating to MTRSSLPPFEEYIEEIRSLWETRWLTNMGEKHNKLEKELEAYLGVPFVSLFSNGHLALEMAIEVLHLTGEVITTPFTFASTTHAITRNGLTPVFCDISASDFTIDVDQIESLITDKTTAIMPVHVYGNVCNVMEIDRIAKKYNLKVIYDAAHAFGVTVNGQGIGNFGDISMFSFHATKVFNSIEGGALTFADEKVKNQLYQIKNFGIVSPESITYAGGNGKMNEFSAAMGVCNISYVNENIAFRKSVVELYKERLSGIKGLTLLESQEGVSSNYSYFPVVFNEKQFGKTRDQVHAALAQENIIARKYFYPLTSKFECYDGRFSSNETPVAEYIAERVLTLPLYPELSKHDVDRICNIILGK from the coding sequence GTGACTAGATCTTCATTACCGCCATTTGAAGAATATATAGAAGAGATACGATCTCTCTGGGAAACTAGATGGCTTACTAATATGGGCGAGAAACATAATAAGCTTGAAAAGGAACTTGAAGCTTACTTGGGTGTCCCATTTGTTTCACTGTTTAGTAATGGTCATTTGGCGCTTGAAATGGCAATAGAAGTTCTACATTTAACGGGAGAAGTTATTACTACCCCTTTTACATTTGCTTCAACAACTCATGCCATTACGAGGAACGGTTTGACTCCTGTGTTTTGTGATATTTCAGCAAGTGATTTTACTATAGATGTAGATCAAATTGAATCCTTGATAACCGATAAAACAACTGCTATTATGCCAGTCCATGTGTACGGAAATGTTTGCAATGTTATGGAAATAGATAGAATAGCAAAAAAGTATAACTTAAAAGTTATTTATGACGCTGCTCATGCATTCGGTGTTACTGTAAATGGTCAGGGCATAGGGAACTTTGGTGATATATCTATGTTTAGTTTTCATGCAACAAAGGTCTTTAACTCGATTGAGGGTGGAGCTTTAACTTTTGCAGATGAAAAAGTTAAAAATCAACTGTACCAAATTAAAAATTTTGGGATTGTATCTCCTGAAAGTATTACCTATGCCGGTGGTAATGGCAAAATGAATGAATTCTCTGCTGCTATGGGAGTTTGTAATATTAGCTATGTGAATGAAAATATAGCATTCAGGAAATCAGTTGTGGAGCTTTATAAAGAGCGACTATCGGGGATTAAAGGGTTGACACTACTTGAATCGCAGGAGGGAGTGTCTTCAAATTATTCTTATTTCCCAGTTGTATTCAACGAGAAACAATTCGGGAAAACCCGTGACCAAGTACATGCCGCTCTTGCTCAAGAAAACATTATAGCACGAAAGTATTTCTACCCCCTGACAAGTAAATTTGAATGTTATGATGGAAGATTTTCTTCAAACGAAACGCCTGTGGCAGAATATATAGCTGAAAGAGTTCTTACTTTACCACTTTACCCCGAGTTGTCAAAACATGATGTTGATCGAATTTGCAATATCATATTGGGGAAATAA
- a CDS encoding FAD-dependent oxidoreductase produces the protein MMSTSQGWKRAITIGGSIAGLLAARVLADYYEEVVIVERDRFPDGPENRRGTPQAFHSHRLLMRGKIILEELFPGYADDLLAQGAFSRENKQIQLHYHRYGKLVIPDEKDAGCSRALLEWVIRRRVAQLPNVRFITEHEVTSLQASSDGMTITGVYLQQRGEAGNGQPMMLETDMVCDTSGRSSKLGQWLQELGYEVPEPERVNVSFGYSSRQYKVPEHVAMEWSTILLEGNSAQGIATGTFESIENNIAQVLLFRAGGQSYPTTNADEYEQEIADLFDSAITDIVKHLEPLTAPRGFRVSACIRNHFEQMEHWPSGLLVMGDALCNFDPVYGQGMSVAAIEAEQLARCLQEQRHTPDPRFELHVLHNMQQAIEPAWWFSMVSDLRWSGVTYTGPVSMEGIAFAQDYFDSYLEQAIGQYNIEMFENYMMMTSLIISPQEVINPDRIAAVLAKDLSPKGRRLAAKWVREDGTVDWNTLSRILPSFI, from the coding sequence ATGATGAGTACGAGTCAAGGTTGGAAAAGGGCTATTACCATTGGAGGAAGTATAGCGGGACTACTCGCAGCAAGGGTTCTGGCTGATTACTATGAGGAAGTTGTGATCGTAGAACGAGACAGATTTCCGGACGGTCCTGAGAATCGTCGCGGTACTCCTCAAGCGTTCCATTCTCATCGTCTATTAATGCGTGGCAAGATCATATTGGAAGAGTTGTTTCCTGGCTACGCTGATGATTTGCTCGCACAGGGGGCTTTTTCAAGGGAGAATAAACAGATACAATTACATTACCATCGATATGGAAAGCTAGTAATTCCTGATGAAAAGGACGCAGGCTGTAGCCGAGCCTTATTGGAATGGGTTATCCGTCGTCGTGTCGCACAGCTTCCCAATGTAAGGTTTATAACGGAGCATGAGGTAACAAGTTTGCAAGCTAGTTCGGATGGTATGACGATTACAGGCGTTTATTTGCAACAAAGAGGAGAAGCGGGCAATGGACAGCCGATGATGCTTGAGACGGATATGGTATGTGATACGAGTGGGCGATCCTCCAAACTGGGTCAATGGCTTCAGGAGCTCGGCTATGAAGTGCCAGAGCCGGAACGAGTCAACGTATCGTTTGGATACAGTAGCCGTCAATATAAAGTACCGGAGCATGTTGCGATGGAATGGAGTACGATTCTGCTCGAAGGCAATTCAGCCCAAGGGATTGCGACTGGAACGTTCGAGTCGATTGAGAATAATATCGCTCAAGTGCTACTGTTCCGTGCAGGCGGTCAATCCTATCCGACGACGAATGCGGATGAGTATGAGCAAGAGATTGCTGATCTTTTTGACTCGGCGATTACGGATATCGTAAAACATCTGGAGCCTCTTACAGCGCCGCGAGGCTTTCGAGTATCGGCATGTATTCGCAATCACTTTGAGCAGATGGAACATTGGCCGTCGGGACTGCTGGTCATGGGGGACGCGCTCTGCAACTTTGACCCGGTCTACGGTCAAGGCATGTCAGTCGCTGCAATTGAGGCAGAGCAGTTAGCCAGATGCTTGCAAGAGCAGAGACATACGCCTGACCCGCGTTTTGAGCTTCATGTGCTTCACAACATGCAACAGGCCATCGAGCCGGCTTGGTGGTTTAGTATGGTATCCGATCTGCGCTGGTCGGGCGTGACTTATACAGGCCCAGTGTCCATGGAGGGGATTGCCTTTGCTCAGGACTATTTTGATTCGTACCTTGAGCAGGCGATTGGACAGTATAACATAGAAATGTTTGAAAATTATATGATGATGACAAGTCTAATTATTTCACCACAAGAAGTCATAAATCCGGATAGGATTGCTGCTGTTCTTGCCAAAGACCTATCTCCAAAGGGGAGGCGGCTAGCAGCGAAGTGGGTAAGGGAAGATGGAACGGTAGATTGGAACACTTTAAGCCGAATCCTTCCATCGTTTATATAA
- a CDS encoding TetR/AcrR family transcriptional regulator, protein MARFNEDQLQQVRDERREQIMSAALKVFARSGINGTKMSMIAAEAGISKGLLYLYFTSKNELFIKLVQEAMEGAVIAMEQISSLPGSPLEKIRALTTMIFSESDKDYFRLIQYTDTSDEVPEEAKALLQQHSTASFFDVLMPIFVEGQQVGELLEGDPGQLIASYLTVLHALMLIDVGKNTYYRIPEVDVLLRIITNGPIADTPALLK, encoded by the coding sequence TTGGCAAGATTTAATGAAGATCAATTGCAGCAAGTACGCGATGAGCGTAGAGAGCAAATTATGAGTGCTGCGTTAAAAGTATTTGCAAGGAGCGGAATCAACGGTACCAAAATGAGCATGATTGCCGCAGAGGCGGGTATTAGCAAGGGGCTTCTCTATCTCTATTTCACTTCAAAAAATGAGCTCTTTATTAAGCTCGTCCAGGAGGCGATGGAGGGAGCTGTAATCGCTATGGAACAGATTTCTAGCCTGCCCGGATCACCGCTTGAGAAGATTCGAGCGTTAACAACGATGATATTTAGTGAAAGTGATAAAGATTACTTTAGGTTAATTCAGTACACGGATACCTCGGATGAAGTACCTGAAGAGGCGAAGGCTTTGTTGCAGCAGCATTCTACAGCTTCGTTCTTTGACGTGTTGATGCCTATATTTGTTGAGGGGCAACAAGTAGGCGAACTCCTTGAAGGCGATCCAGGTCAGTTGATTGCCAGCTACCTTACGGTGCTGCATGCGCTTATGTTAATTGACGTGGGAAAAAATACGTATTACCGCATTCCAGAAGTAGATGTTCTGCTTCGCATCATCACGAACGGACCAATCGCTGACACGCCTGCGTTGTTGAAATGA
- a CDS encoding AraC family transcriptional regulator yields MDWLNRMSSVMDYIETHLSDTIDYDQLARIACCSTYHFQRMFSFITNVPLSEYIRRRRLTLAAFDLQNGNVKVIDVALKYGYESPEAFSRAFKKMHGVMPISARDKGVSLKAYPRLSFHISIRGDVEMNYKLEEKQAFEMFGVATEINAGGEHPCVEIPAFWSKCISDGSVDRIRTAAGLGENGQIHAVLYNNQGGVFSYLIGYFMPPSGLPEGFEQLSIPPQTYAVFSTGLYPDGHSGIQELWRRIWAEWFPTCNYEAINGPEFEMTYDRGNGMYEMEIWIPVVKKDGNVGY; encoded by the coding sequence ATGGACTGGCTAAATCGCATGAGCAGCGTAATGGACTATATAGAAACTCACCTGTCTGACACGATTGATTACGATCAGCTAGCTAGAATTGCCTGTTGTTCGACATATCATTTTCAACGAATGTTCTCGTTCATCACCAATGTGCCTCTGTCAGAGTATATTCGCCGCAGACGGCTGACACTTGCCGCGTTCGATCTTCAGAACGGAAATGTAAAAGTCATTGATGTCGCTTTGAAATATGGTTACGAGTCACCTGAGGCCTTTTCCAGAGCGTTCAAAAAAATGCACGGTGTAATGCCTATATCAGCACGCGATAAGGGTGTGTCACTCAAAGCCTATCCTCGGCTCTCCTTTCATATTTCAATTAGAGGAGATGTGGAAATGAACTACAAATTGGAGGAAAAACAAGCTTTTGAAATGTTCGGTGTTGCAACTGAAATTAATGCTGGCGGTGAGCATCCGTGCGTTGAAATCCCTGCTTTTTGGAGCAAATGTATTTCCGACGGAAGCGTTGACCGAATCCGCACTGCCGCGGGTTTAGGTGAAAATGGTCAGATTCATGCGGTACTGTACAACAATCAAGGCGGTGTATTTTCTTATCTGATTGGATATTTTATGCCTCCAAGTGGACTACCCGAAGGGTTTGAACAGCTATCAATCCCTCCGCAAACTTATGCAGTCTTCTCAACGGGATTATATCCTGATGGGCACAGCGGAATTCAGGAACTGTGGAGGCGTATCTGGGCGGAGTGGTTCCCAACTTGCAATTACGAAGCTATAAATGGTCCCGAATTCGAGATGACTTACGACCGAGGCAATGGCATGTATGAGATGGAAATTTGGATTCCGGTCGTCAAAAAAGACGGAAATGTAGGTTATTAA
- a CDS encoding SAM-dependent methyltransferase, producing the protein MTENKEQRYRFSEAPIWELQRTYYEELGLKAWNNDQVPQYITSNPMIGTAYAEMIFGLLQDRASQGFVTEPVCIVELGAGAGRLAYHVLVELCRLRDYAGMAIPPFRYVMTDLAMNNVLAWKEHPALQSFIAEGLLDFARFDALQDTALNLVVADTTINEGELQQPLIVVANYFFDGIPQELIYVGDGQIYEVDVIVDSPKQMDTLRPSEALSQISLQYEHRRTPEYEQENYPYRDVIALYQEELEDSHILFPVAGLTCLERLDRLSQAGFLLITADKGDHLLESWKFSEPPELIIHGSFSLTANYHAIQYYFEQRGALTVFPPHHYKNINVGCVFNLDTPMSYGHTRLAYRRFIERFGPDDFFSLKEWVDRNIESMQLQPILSFWRLGGYDAEFFIQSARQISKLLSDANDEERLDIARGIEIMWSSYYIMEQRYDLALDAGLILFEMEMYEDSKRFLEISIHADDEEIVSTVFYCLAICCFELELDADAVHYLRELLELEPDHEEAAELLSKFE; encoded by the coding sequence ATGACAGAAAATAAAGAACAACGTTACCGTTTTAGTGAGGCACCAATATGGGAGCTTCAGCGAACTTATTATGAAGAATTAGGATTGAAGGCTTGGAATAATGATCAAGTCCCTCAATATATAACGAGTAATCCGATGATTGGTACTGCATATGCAGAAATGATTTTTGGGCTACTTCAAGATCGGGCTAGTCAGGGATTTGTTACAGAGCCTGTGTGCATTGTGGAACTTGGAGCAGGAGCGGGACGTCTAGCTTACCACGTGTTAGTTGAGTTGTGTCGATTGAGAGATTACGCGGGAATGGCAATACCGCCGTTCCGTTATGTGATGACCGATTTGGCAATGAACAATGTGCTGGCTTGGAAAGAGCATCCTGCTTTACAGTCTTTTATTGCCGAAGGATTGCTTGATTTTGCGCGATTTGATGCGCTGCAAGACACAGCGCTTAATCTGGTTGTGGCTGACACCACGATTAATGAGGGCGAACTACAACAACCTTTAATCGTTGTTGCGAATTACTTTTTTGATGGTATTCCACAAGAGTTGATTTATGTCGGCGATGGTCAAATTTATGAAGTGGACGTTATTGTTGATAGTCCTAAGCAGATGGATACCCTGCGACCGTCAGAAGCATTAAGTCAAATTTCTTTGCAATATGAGCATCGACGGACACCGGAGTATGAGCAAGAGAACTATCCTTACCGAGATGTCATTGCATTGTATCAGGAAGAGTTGGAAGATTCACATATTTTATTCCCTGTCGCGGGATTGACTTGTTTAGAGCGTCTGGATCGGTTGTCTCAGGCGGGATTTCTGTTAATAACAGCAGATAAAGGAGATCACTTGCTTGAGAGTTGGAAGTTCTCAGAACCACCCGAGTTGATTATACACGGGAGCTTTTCTTTAACTGCCAACTACCATGCCATTCAGTATTATTTTGAACAAAGAGGAGCCCTGACGGTATTTCCGCCGCATCATTATAAAAATATAAATGTGGGTTGCGTGTTCAATTTGGATACGCCGATGAGCTATGGTCATACAAGACTGGCGTATCGTCGATTTATTGAACGCTTTGGACCGGACGACTTCTTTAGTCTGAAGGAATGGGTCGATCGCAATATCGAAAGCATGCAATTGCAGCCAATATTAAGTTTTTGGCGTTTAGGCGGATACGACGCGGAATTTTTCATTCAGAGTGCGCGGCAGATCTCTAAGCTATTGTCAGATGCAAACGATGAAGAACGGCTGGATATAGCAAGAGGCATCGAGATCATGTGGTCTTCGTACTATATCATGGAACAGCGTTATGACTTAGCTCTTGATGCTGGCTTGATCCTGTTTGAGATGGAAATGTACGAAGATTCCAAACGATTCTTAGAAATATCGATACATGCAGACGATGAAGAGATCGTATCCACCGTATTTTATTGTCTGGCCATTTGTTGTTTTGAGTTAGAACTAGACGCAGATGCTGTGCATTATTTACGAGAGTTATTAGAACTCGAGCCTGATCATGAAGAGGCAGCAGAGTTGTTAAGTAAATTTGAGTAA